In Argiope bruennichi chromosome 4, qqArgBrue1.1, whole genome shotgun sequence, a single window of DNA contains:
- the LOC129965920 gene encoding iron-sulfur cluster co-chaperone protein HscB-like, with translation MNTAFKRWGSKFVVTKVQQFWKRSFQERKVLKYTKCHAIYSGYDYDVAILRNTFSNTKYLQSPVYSIYFSSRQAVRLLSISKNRCWNCNAVVTERDLVCMSCGSVQEPRQNLNYFEIFKETPHFDIDTRNLTVKFRRLQNLLHPDKIASRPEKERAYSAEQSALVNKAYQTLLRPIDRGLYLLELHSKPLSEDEIQLPSDFLANIMEVNEVLDECNSADILESIRHVNDAKLQILFSDVSLAFKEKNIDKARESLCKLKYYINIDEKIRELEEELGVSRDD, from the exons ATGAATACTGCTTTTAAAAGATGGGGAAGTAAGTTTGTAGTAACGAAAGTTCAGCAGTTTTGGAAAAGATCATTTCAAGAGcgcaaagttttaaaatacaccAAATGTCATGCTATCTATTCAGGTTATGATTATGATGTAGCGATTCTCAGAAACACATTTTCTAATACCAAGTACTTACAATCACCtgtatattctatttatttttccagtagaCAGGCTGTTCGATTATTAAGTATATCGAAAAATCGATGTTGGAATTGCAATGCTGTTGTTACAGAACGTGATTTGGTATGCATGTCTTGCGGCAGTGTGCAAGAACCAAGACAAaatctcaattattttgaaattttcaaagaaactcCTCACTTTGACATAGATACAAGAAATTTAACGGTTAAATTTAGGCGTTTGCAGAATCTCTTGCATCCTGATAAAATTGCTTCTAGACCTGAA AAAGAAAGGGCTTATTCTGCAGAACAATCAGCTCTAGTCAATAAAGCGTATCAAACATTGCTCCGTCCAATAGATAGAGGACTTTATCTCTTAGAACTTCATTCAAAGCCTTTATCAGAAGATGAAATTCAGCTTCCATCTGACTTCTTGGCTAATATAATGGAAGTAAATGAAGTGTTAGATGAATGCAATTCTGCTGATATTTTAGAATCCATTCGCCATGTTAATGATGCCAAACTTCAAATTCTCTTTTCTGATGTATCTTTAGcatttaaagagaaaaacattGATAAAGCTAGAGAATCGCtttgcaaattgaaatattacattaatatagaTGAAAAAATTAGAGAACTTGAAGAGGAGCTTGGAGTAAGCAGAGATGATTAA